The stretch of DNA CGCGCGCGCCGGCCGACCGCGCGATGGCGCTCTACGCGCCGAAGGTGCTGCGACTGGGCGCATGGGCGGCCAACGGCGTCTACGCAAACGTGTTCATGGGCGACGCCGACAGCCGCGTCGAGTACCGCATCGACGAGGGCGCGTGGAAGCCGATGCGGCGCGTGTCGCAACCGGACCCGACCCTGGTCGCGGAGAATACCGCCGACGACAAGGCCGGGCAGTTGCGAGGCTACGACCGTTCGCCGGAGGCCGTTCCTTCGACCCACCTGTGGCGTGGAGTCCTGCCGACCGATGTCGGCGCCGGCGAGCATCTCATCCAGGTCCGAGTCTTTGATCGCTGGCGTGGCGAGTTGGTCGACCAGACCAGCTACCGCCTCGACCAGGCCAAGGAATAGCGCGATGGTTGCGACCCTGCCCACCGACCTGCCGATCCAGTTGTTCGCCAATCCCGCGGCTTGGGAAAAGTGGCTGCTGGCCCACGGCAACGCACCCGGGCTGTGGCTGAAGATCGCCAAGAAAGACAAGGGCGTGGTCTCGGTGACCTATGCCGAGGCGCTCGATGTGGCGCTGTGCCACGGTTGGATCGACGGCCTCAAGCGCGCCTGCGATGACCAGTATTTCCTGCAGCGCTTCACGCCGCGTCGCCCCAAGAGCCTGTGGTCGAAGATCAACGTCGGCAAGGTCGAGCGGCTGATTGCCGAAGGGCGCATGCAAGCCGGTGGTCTGCGCGAAGTCGAGGCGGCACGCGCCGACGGCCGCTGGCGGGCGGCGTATCACGCGGCCAGCGGCATGGAAGTGCCGCCGGAGCTGGCGGCGGCGCTGGCGAAGAACGCGAAGGCGCGCCGCTTCTTCGAGCAACTCGACGGCACCAACCGCTACGCCTTTTGTTGGCGCGTGCACACGGCGAAGAAGCCGGAAACCCGCAACGCGCGTGCCGCGAAGTTCGTCGAGATGCTCGCAAGGGGCGAGAAGATCCACGCCTAGCGCCAAGTCCACGTCGTCCCGGCGAAAGCCGGGACCCACCTTGCTTTGCCGCTCACGGGCGAATCGAAAGTCGACGTGGATCCCGGCTTACGCCGGGATGACGGTGGAAGGGCAGACGAGCCACGGGCCTGGATCCCGGCTTTCGCCAGGATGGCGGCGCTCAGGCCAGTTCGATCTGGTCGAAGCGTTCGACGCGCCGATGCCCGTGCGCCGCGTCACCCTCGCGAGGCTTCGGGTAATCCTCCAGGCGATCGATCAACACGGTCTGCAGGCCCGCCTCGCGCGCGGCGTCGAGCTCCTCGACCACGTCGGACAGGAACACGATCTCGCCGGCCGGGATGCCGATCGAGTCGACGATGTTACGATAGCTCTGCGCGTCGCGCTTGCCGCCCATCTCGGTGTCGAACCAGCCCGAGAACAGCGCGGTCAGGTCGCCTGCGTCGCTATGGCCGAAGAACAGCCGCTGCGCCGGCACGCTGCCCGAGGAGTACACGAACAGCGGCAGCCCGGCGGCGTGCCAGCCGCGCAGTGCCGGTGCGGCATCGGGGTAGATGTGTGCGGTGAAGTCGACGCTCTTGTAGCCGTCGGCCCAGATCATGCCCTGCAGCGCCTTGAGCGCGGTGTGCTTGCGATCTTCGTCGATCCAGCCCTGCAGCACCTCGACGATCATGGCGTCCTCGCACATGCCACCGTTCTCGGCGGCAACGGCGTCGAGCCATTTGCGAACCGCCGGCTCCTTGCCGCGCGCGGCGACAAAGCGGGGCAGGGCACGGCGGGCATACGGGAACAGCACGTCCTTGACGAAGGAGATGCT from Lysobacter arenosi encodes:
- a CDS encoding YdeI/OmpD-associated family protein yields the protein MVATLPTDLPIQLFANPAAWEKWLLAHGNAPGLWLKIAKKDKGVVSVTYAEALDVALCHGWIDGLKRACDDQYFLQRFTPRRPKSLWSKINVGKVERLIAEGRMQAGGLREVEAARADGRWRAAYHAASGMEVPPELAAALAKNAKARRFFEQLDGTNRYAFCWRVHTAKKPETRNARAAKFVEMLARGEKIHA
- the mtnC gene encoding acireductone synthase; protein product: MTTRAILTDIEGTTSSISFVKDVLFPYARRALPRFVAARGKEPAVRKWLDAVAAENGGMCEDAMIVEVLQGWIDEDRKHTALKALQGMIWADGYKSVDFTAHIYPDAAPALRGWHAAGLPLFVYSSGSVPAQRLFFGHSDAGDLTALFSGWFDTEMGGKRDAQSYRNIVDSIGIPAGEIVFLSDVVEELDAAREAGLQTVLIDRLEDYPKPREGDAAHGHRRVERFDQIELA